A single region of the Syngnathus acus chromosome 6, fSynAcu1.2, whole genome shotgun sequence genome encodes:
- the parp16 gene encoding protein mono-ADP-ribosyltransferase PARP16: MQPPLPPEVIRELVCSCLLRDPVAADLRCSLFVAAAQNYKKDSLLRPFPPRYVYDDIKDFDALLADVNSFPGVRELVRLQPGEGEHHVALAHWILSSKSFAVKTLQRDEFAKLCALTQSAGVSAPAPEFLFELEYCDQLNARFERMREGRDVFYAFHGSRLENFHSIIHNGLHCHLNKNSVYGEGTYLTSDLSMAVLYSPHSSGWRESLLGPLLSCIALCEVIDHPDVKCQVKRKDSEIVDRQRSRAKNSEAGDVPEKYFVVTNNQLLRVKYLLVYSQRKHMSRHSRNTSWFLRHHFAVMMSLYLLLLIFIGTFNSNTFTSFWNRRFS, encoded by the exons ATGCAGCCGCCGCTCCCACCTGAGGTTATCCGAGAGCTGGTGTGTTCCTGTCTGCTCAGAGATCCTGTGGCGGCCGATCTTCGCTGCAGCCTGTTTGTTGCTGCTGCCCAGAACTACAAGAAGGATTCTTTGCTTCGCCCCTTCCCTCCTCGCTATGTATACGACGACATTAAAGACTTTGATGCATTG TTGGCAGATGTGAACTCCTTTCCAGGTGTGAGAGAGTTAGTACGACTGCAGCCAGGAGAGGGAGAGCACCATGTGGCCCTTGCACACTGGATCCTCTCTTCCAAGAGCTTTGCTGTCAAGACACTACAAAGGGACGAG TTCGCCAAACTTTGTGCCTTGACACAAAGCGCCGGTGTTTCTGCCCCTGCGCCGGAATTCCTGTTTGAGCTGGAGTACTGCGACCAATTGAACGCGCGCTTTGAACGGATGAGAGAGGGCAGGGATGTCTTCTACGCCTTTCACGGGAGTCGCCTGGAGAACTTTCACTCTATCATTCACAACGGGCTACATTGCCACCTCAACAAG AACTCGGTGTATGGCGAGGGGACCTACCTCACCAGTGACCTCAGCATGGCTGTCCTCTATAGCCCCCACAGCAGCGGTTGGCGGGAAAGCCTACTGGGGCCGCTGCTCAGCTGCATCGCCTTATGTGAAGTCATCGATCACCCGGACGTCAAGTGCCAggtgaaaaggaaag ACTCAGAAATTGTTGACCGTCAGCGCTCGAGGGCCAAGAACAGCGAGGCAGGGGATGTGCCGGAGAAGTACTTTGTGGTCACAAACAATCAGCTTTTGCGTGTTAAGTACCTGCTTGTTTACTCTCAGAGGAAACACATGTCCAG ACATTCCCGCAACACCTCGTGGTTCCTCAGACACCACTTTGCCGTCATGATGAGTCTTTATCTTCTGCTGCTCATATTTATCGGCACGTTCAACTCCAACACGTTCACATCCTTTTGGAACAGACGCTTCAGCTGA
- the scamp5a gene encoding secretory carrier-associated membrane protein 5, which translates to MAENNFPPLPRFIPLKPCFYQDFNEIPDQRRTMCKRLYYLWILNSATLAVNLIGCLAWMCGGGGATNFGMAFLWLILFTPCSYVCWFRPIYKAFKTDSSFNFMAFFFVFMAQVVISIIQTVGIPGWGVCGWLATITFFSTNIGSAVVMLIPTIMFTAVAVLSFIALTKVHNFYRGSGGSLGKAQEEWATGAWKNPHVQQAAQQAAMGAAQGAVQQNQYSAAPTYNYDEPM; encoded by the exons ATGGCAG AGAACAACTTCCCCCCCTTGCCTCGATTCATCCCCCTCAAGCCGTGCTTTTACCAAGATTTCAATGAGATCCCTGACCAGCGTCGCACCATGTGCAAGCGGCTGTATTACTTGTGGATCT TGAATAGTGCCACACTGGCTGTtaatctgattggctgtctgGCGTGGATGTGTGGGGGAGGCGGAGCCACCAATTTCGGCATGGCTTTCCTGTGGCTCATCCTCTTCACCCCTTGCTCGTACGTGTGCTGGTTCAGGCCCATCTACAAGGCCTTCAA GACGGACAGCTCGTTCAACTTCATGGCGTTCTTCTTCGTCTTCATGGCCCAGGTTGTGATCAGTATTATCCAGACAGTTGGGATTCCGGGTTGGGGAGTATG TGGCTGGCTAGCTACCATCACGTTCTTCAGCACCAACATCGGCTCAGCTGTGGTGATGTTAATCCCTACGATCATGTTTACTGCTGTGGCGGTGCTCTCCTTCATCGCCCTCACAAAG GTGCATAATTTCTACCGCGGCAGCGGTGGCAGTCTGGGGAAAGCCCAGGAGGAGTGGGCCACCGGGGCCTGGAAGAACCCCCACGTCCAGCAGGCGGCTCAGCAGGCTGCAATGGGGGCTGCCCAGGGAGCCGTGCAGCAGAACCAGTACTCGGCAGCGCCCACCTATAACTATGATGAGCCCATGTAG